Sequence from the Gemmatimonadaceae bacterium genome:
CCAGCTGCTGCCGCCACGAAATCGTGTGCTTCACGCGCCAGCTCGGCCCACGACAGCTTCGAGCCCGTCACGACAAACCATTCCTTCATGATCCGTCCGTGACCGGGGTCGAACCGCTTCCCGTGTCCGGCCTGCACGAGTTCATCCACCCGCGGCTTCGGCAACTTGACGACCAGTGTGTCCTGCGCCGACATTGCGAAGATCTTTCCGTTAGCACGCAACCCGTTCGACCCGAATTTGCGCGGTGACCCTGACGCGGCATTCGCCACGAACTCGGCCACTGATTGCCGATACCGCGCATCCGCGGCAAGCGCGTCGCACAGTCGCGCGAACCGCGGATCCTGGCGTCGGTTGGCGATGCTGCGTGATCGCTTCGTCGGGACCTTCCTTTTGCGAGGTTGCATGTCTCCTCCCATAGCGTATTGGATCGCGCCGGCAGCGGGTCGGACGTAGTGCAGTATACACGTCGTCTCCACTGTTTCCTCCTATTGACGAGGCTGTTTGCGTTCTGCCGGGTCGCGTGCCTGGCGGGAGTATGGTTAGGCGTCGCTCCTGCGATTGCGGCGCAAGCTTCGCAGGCGGCCCGTCCGCCGGTGCTGGCAGTCCGTCGCCTCGAGGAAGCTGGTACGCACTTCAGGCTCGTCCCGGATGGGCGGCGTACGCGCGACACCACCAGCTGGACCGTCGCACGCCACGTGGTCGATCGCTCGCACGGGCTCGCCGTGCAGGTGATGACATCGGTGAGTGGTGGTGACACGGCTGTCGACTCGGTTTTGTTCAACGTGCGCACACTGGTCCCGATGTGGGAACACGCCCACGGACGGCAATCGTGGGACGTGGCGTTCGACACCGCGCGGGTCACCGGACATGTGTCGAGCTTCGGCGCCGCCGACACACCGATCGACGTCAAAATCCCAGGCTTCGCCTACAGCTCGACCATGGACAACACCGTGGTGTGCGCCTTGCCCCTCAGAGCGGGTTATACGGTCGTACTGCCGTTCTGGGATGGCGGCCATCTGGAGATGGATACCGTTCGCGTGCCTGCGTTAGGCAACAATTCGACGGGGCCGTGGATTGTCCAGTTCGTCGAGCCGTTCGCGACGGAAACGCTGTGGATCGATCGTGCCTCACGCCGCCTCGTACGCCACATGTACGTCCATCCGAGAACAGGCTCTCGCGAACACGTCGACTGGTCCGGCCCATGAGTACGTCCTGTGCACCTGTAGCCGTACCTGCGCGACCGGGCAGGTCATGGCAAGTCCACGCGACGGTCGCCGCCTGGCCACGGGCGAGGTGTTCGGGATCGCGGCACAGGAGACCGGGCTCGTCTTCGAGTACGCCGGGCAGTCGTTCCCGCTCGAAGCCGAAACCCCGCTCGAGTACCGCGTCGCGGCGCTGCCCATTTCGATCACGTTCGTCTCCGGCAGCGTCCAGCATGATCTCGAGTGCGAACCGCGTACGCGGCATTGAATTCAACCGAATCCCCGACTAGCCAACTCGGAGACATCCGCTCGATCACCTTCGCGCGGCATGGCTAACGGCAGGATAACGGCGAGGCAACGGCTGCCGGCCAGAATCGAGTGCGGACACCCCGGGCCCTCTCGCCCGGGCCGACTCACTTCTCGCTGGAGCCCGCCGTCATGAACCGCACATCTCGAGTCACGCAACGCTGTCTCCTCCTCGCTGGCGCCGTGCTGCTCGCGTCACCCCAGATCCGCGCTCAAGCGTCCAATTGTGCGGCCGTGCGTGCGGCATCGCTCAAGATGGATGCCACGCCCTACCACCTGTACTTCGTCGACAGCGCAAACGCCGTGGAGGCCGAAAACGGCGGCAAACCGAAGACTGGCGAGTCGATCTCCGTTGGAGGAACGATGTACTTCCTCAGCCATGGAAAGTGGGTCAGGAGTCCGGTGAGTTTGGCCGAGATGAAGGCGGAACGCGATAAACACGATTGGACGAAGGACACGTGCACGCACCTGCGCGACGAAAGCGTGAACGGGGAGGCCGCATCGGTCTGGCGGACGCACGTCGTGACGGAGATGTCGGCGGTCGACACCGACATGTGGATCTCGAAGAGTCGCGGCCTGGTGCTCAAGGCGAACAGTGTCATGGACCTCGGCGCCGGGCAAAAGAACCACAGCAGCGCTCGCTATGACTATAGCGACGTCAAGGCGCCTGCCGGTGTCAGGTGAGCGGAATCGGCGGTCGCGTTAGGCGGTCGCAGCGCCGACGGGCATCACCGGAGGATGACCGGGCGTACCGGGACCCAGCGCGCCCGCGTCACGTGTGTGGCTTGCCCGCCGGCGGTGAATAGCATATACTGGCGCGCCTCTTAGTATACAAAACTGCCCGGCGTCACTCAGCTCCCCGAAGTCGACCGCGAGTGCACGCCCGGGCAGTCACACCGGCGCTCACTCCATGACTAACCCGCTCCGCACCGCCCGCAACGAGCTCGCGTCGCTCCTCGTGTGCGGCGTCGGCCTCGCCATCACTGGGGCTCTCGCACCAAGCCGGGCCCACGCTCAAACGTCCGCCGCGCCGCTCGCGCCGCAAAATGCGCTCGCTTCGCGAATCGACTCCATCGTCGACCGCCCTGAATACCGACACGCATTCTTCGGCATCGAGATCATGTCGCTCGATACGCACCAACCGATCTACCAACTGAACGCCGAGAAATTCTTCGTCCCGGGCTCGACCACCAAGCTCCTAACGGAAGGCACCGTTCTCGAGCTGCTCGGCGCCGACCACCGCTTCCACACCCGCGTCTATCGCACCGGGCCTGTCCAACGGGACGGGACGCTCGACGGGAATCTCGTGCTCGTCGCCGGCGGCGACCCCGATCTCTCGAATCGCGTGCAGCCCGATGGCAGTCTCGCGTTTGAGAACGAAGATCACTCCTATGGCGGCAGCCCCGATACGCGGGCCGTACCCGGCGATCCCCTGCAGGTGTTGCGCGAGCTCGCGCATCAAGTTAGGCAGCAGGGGATCAGCGCCGTGCGCGGCAGCGTGATCGTCGACGCGTCGCTCTTTCCCGAGGGCGATCGCGAGCTCGGCACGGGCGTCGTGATATCGCCCATCGTCGTCAACGACAACGTGGTGGACCTCACCGTGGCGCCGGGGACGACGCCGGGTGACTCGGTCGCGCTGCACGTCTCGCCGGCAACGCCGTACGTGCGGTTCGTGAACCGCGCGACGACGAGCGTCCCGGATTCGGCTCCCAGCATCAACTGGGCATCGGACAGCACCGCCCCCGACGGTTCGCACATCGTGGTCGTCACCGGCACCGTACCGGCCGGCAAACCGGGCGTCCTGTTCAGTTGGCCCGTGGACGAGCCGACGCGGTTCGCCGAGGTGTCGTTCGCTCAAGCGTTAGGCGCGGAGGGGGTGCGGGCGAACGCGATCGCGCCCGGTCGCCGTCTCGACCTCGCGAGCCTGGCGCGGGGATACGCCGATTCGATGGTGGTCGCCGAGCACGTGTCCCCGCCCCTCGCGCAGGAGGTGAAGGTGACGCTGAAGGTGAGCCAGAACCTGCACGCGAGCATGGGACCTTTTCTGTTAGGCGCGCTCGTGGCGCACGAAGGAACTGCGAAAGCCGGGTTCGCCCAGGAGCGCCGGTTTCTGACGCAGGCCGGGTTGGACCTCACCGGCGCGTCGCAGAGCGACGGCGCCGGGGGCTCGGCTCACTTCACGCCCGACTTCATGGTGCACTTCCTGGCATACATGTCGGCACGGAAGGATTTCCCCGTGTACTACGCGGCGCTGCCGGTGCTGGGCCGCGACGGCACGTTGTGGAACATTCAAGTGAATTCGCCGGCGGCGGGGCACGTGCATGCCAAGACCGGGACGTACGAACGGGACGATCTGCTCAACGACATGATGATGGTGGACGGGAAGGGATTGGCGGGATACATGACGACAGCGGACGGGCGTCACCTGGCGTTCGCCATCTACGCCAACAATGTTGCGGCGGGGACGGATCCCGACGCGATCACGCGCGGCGTGGGGCAAGCGTTAGGCGAGATTGCGGCAGCGGCATACGGCGTGGCGCCGTAAGGCGAAGCCGGGATTTCGTGGCGGCGCAGCTACCGCCTGCATGAATCGCATCGCGG
This genomic interval carries:
- the dacB gene encoding D-alanyl-D-alanine carboxypeptidase/D-alanyl-D-alanine-endopeptidase; protein product: MTNPLRTARNELASLLVCGVGLAITGALAPSRAHAQTSAAPLAPQNALASRIDSIVDRPEYRHAFFGIEIMSLDTHQPIYQLNAEKFFVPGSTTKLLTEGTVLELLGADHRFHTRVYRTGPVQRDGTLDGNLVLVAGGDPDLSNRVQPDGSLAFENEDHSYGGSPDTRAVPGDPLQVLRELAHQVRQQGISAVRGSVIVDASLFPEGDRELGTGVVISPIVVNDNVVDLTVAPGTTPGDSVALHVSPATPYVRFVNRATTSVPDSAPSINWASDSTAPDGSHIVVVTGTVPAGKPGVLFSWPVDEPTRFAEVSFAQALGAEGVRANAIAPGRRLDLASLARGYADSMVVAEHVSPPLAQEVKVTLKVSQNLHASMGPFLLGALVAHEGTAKAGFAQERRFLTQAGLDLTGASQSDGAGGSAHFTPDFMVHFLAYMSARKDFPVYYAALPVLGRDGTLWNIQVNSPAAGHVHAKTGTYERDDLLNDMMMVDGKGLAGYMTTADGRHLAFAIYANNVAAGTDPDAITRGVGQALGEIAAAAYGVAP